In one window of Gudongella oleilytica DNA:
- a CDS encoding pyridoxal phosphate-dependent aminotransferase: MKLPVNRMKNISFSGGIIEILKKASELEKSGKDIIHLEMGRPDFSSPDVAIEAAIQSLRKGQVHYSDIAGVEELRVAISEDMKANMGLDYDPYKEIVVGVGSVEGLYVAMISLLDVGDEIIMLTPCFPAYFDQAYLAGVVPVAVPLKFSNGFKIDPDDIKNSITDKTRMIMINTPNNPTGMVFTKEDLDILADIAKEYDLYVVSDETYSSFIYDGEHISIAKLPEMKERTVVVNTTSKAYSMTGWRIGYMASSPEIAKYLNKSHQNITTCPTTFAQYGAVAAYREGKPWTDMMVAEFRKRRDLVLKYYDEIEGIDYITPEGAFYVFACIDGLGAKADEFCDYILNEAGVSIVPGDAFRPEEGANFVRIAYSNSFEIIEEAMKRIKAAVEKLKA; this comes from the coding sequence ATGAAATTGCCTGTCAACAGAATGAAAAATATCAGCTTCAGCGGAGGAATAATCGAGATACTTAAAAAAGCATCTGAACTGGAAAAGAGTGGGAAGGATATCATCCATCTGGAAATGGGAAGGCCTGACTTCTCATCTCCTGATGTTGCAATCGAAGCTGCCATACAGTCGCTTAGAAAGGGGCAGGTACATTACAGCGACATCGCCGGAGTTGAGGAGCTTAGAGTTGCGATCTCCGAGGATATGAAGGCGAATATGGGCTTGGATTACGATCCATATAAGGAGATAGTTGTAGGCGTAGGCTCAGTGGAGGGTCTGTACGTTGCAATGATCAGTCTATTGGACGTCGGTGACGAGATAATAATGCTTACGCCATGCTTTCCGGCCTATTTTGACCAGGCTTATCTTGCAGGTGTAGTCCCTGTTGCAGTCCCATTGAAATTCAGTAATGGATTCAAGATAGACCCGGATGATATAAAAAACAGCATAACTGACAAAACCAGGATGATAATGATAAACACTCCGAATAATCCAACCGGAATGGTATTCACTAAGGAAGATCTGGATATATTAGCAGATATCGCGAAGGAATACGACCTTTATGTGGTTTCTGATGAAACCTACAGCTCGTTTATATATGACGGTGAACACATATCCATAGCTAAGCTGCCTGAAATGAAGGAGCGGACTGTCGTTGTGAATACAACATCAAAGGCATACTCTATGACAGGTTGGAGAATCGGCTACATGGCTTCCTCACCTGAAATAGCAAAATATCTGAATAAATCGCACCAGAACATAACTACCTGCCCTACAACCTTTGCACAGTATGGAGCTGTCGCAGCCTATAGGGAGGGGAAACCCTGGACTGATATGATGGTGGCTGAATTCAGAAAAAGAAGAGATCTGGTACTTAAGTATTACGACGAGATCGAGGGAATAGATTACATAACCCCTGAGGGAGCTTTCTATGTCTTTGCCTGCATCGATGGCCTTGGGGCAAAGGCTGACGAGTTCTGCGACTATATCCTCAACGAAGCAGGAGTATCCATTGTACCGGGAGATGCCTTCAGACCAGAAGAGGGCGCCAATTTTGTAAGGATCGCTTATTCGAATTCCTTTGAGATCATTGAAGAAGCCATGAAGAGGATCAAGGCAGCAGTGGAAAAACTGAAGGCTTAG
- a CDS encoding SDR family NAD(P)-dependent oxidoreductase produces the protein MYNPLDFTGKVVVISGGASGIGLGTGKLFAKHGASVVLLDINESQGGKAVEEIAAEGNKAIFMKCDVTNEENVSSVINSIDEKYGKIDVLFNNAGVTVRKTVVDLSEKEWDFVLGVGLKGTFLLSKYTIPVMARNGGGSIVNTGSGWGLKGGDKAAAYCAVKGGIVNLTRAMAIDHGPQNIRVNSVNPGDTDTAMLRDEGKQLGEVEIDKFLADSAKGRPLERLGTPLDIAKAVLFLSSDMASWITGAALVVDGGGIA, from the coding sequence ATGTATAATCCATTGGATTTTACCGGAAAGGTTGTAGTTATCTCAGGTGGAGCTTCAGGTATAGGTCTTGGGACAGGGAAGCTGTTTGCAAAGCATGGTGCATCTGTGGTTCTTCTTGACATAAATGAGAGCCAGGGTGGGAAGGCTGTTGAGGAGATTGCAGCCGAAGGCAATAAGGCAATTTTTATGAAGTGTGATGTTACAAATGAGGAGAATGTAAGCTCAGTAATTAATAGCATCGATGAAAAATATGGCAAAATCGACGTTCTTTTCAACAACGCCGGCGTGACTGTAAGAAAAACTGTGGTGGATCTAAGCGAAAAGGAATGGGATTTCGTCCTTGGCGTCGGACTTAAGGGAACATTCCTTCTTTCAAAATACACCATCCCCGTAATGGCAAGAAATGGCGGAGGAAGCATAGTAAACACCGGCTCCGGCTGGGGTTTGAAGGGTGGAGACAAAGCGGCAGCATACTGTGCCGTCAAGGGTGGCATTGTAAATCTAACCCGGGCGATGGCGATCGATCACGGTCCACAAAATATAAGAGTTAATTCAGTAAATCCCGGGGATACGGATACAGCCATGCTAAGAGATGAGGGGAAGCAGCTTGGAGAAGTCGAGATAGACAAGTTCCTTGCCGATTCTGCAAAGGGCAGGCCGCTTGAAAGACTTGGGACACCTCTGGATATTGCAAAGGCGGTACTGTTTTTAAGCAGCGATATGGCTTCGTGGATAACGGGAGCCGCACTGGTTGTGGACGGCGGCGGAATAGCATAA
- a CDS encoding ATP-NAD kinase family protein, whose translation MKIGLIVNPIAGMGGRVGLKGTDGEDTLIRAIQMGAISEAPEKTIKALQQLLPLKEQLLVFTCSGDMGENETVQAGLHYEVVYISDRNTTSDDTVLAASSMKELGISLLIFAGGDGTARDIYRAIGQEVPVIGIPAGVKIHSPVYGNTPKAAGKLAAEFLSGRQVQLVDEEVIDIDEEAYRNDVVMTQLYGYLKVPVIDKWIQNKKAPTPLSDKASQMSIALDIADNIVKDIFYLIGPGSTTKALMDVLKLKKTLLGVDIIRNRELVKADCNEDEILRIIGDSETELIITPTGGQGYLLGRGNQQLSPKVLGKIGKRNITIIATEGKLIQLNGNPLRVYTGDEGLDKELSGYYKVRIGYGMSRMYKVEG comes from the coding sequence ATGAAGATAGGGCTTATAGTTAACCCGATCGCCGGTATGGGTGGCAGAGTAGGGCTTAAGGGAACAGACGGTGAAGACACACTTATTAGGGCTATCCAGATGGGTGCAATATCCGAGGCTCCCGAAAAGACTATAAAGGCATTACAACAGCTGCTTCCATTAAAGGAGCAGCTGCTGGTGTTTACCTGCTCAGGCGATATGGGTGAAAATGAAACAGTGCAAGCTGGCCTGCATTATGAAGTTGTTTACATAAGTGATAGGAATACGACATCCGATGATACAGTTCTCGCTGCTTCAAGTATGAAGGAGCTGGGAATATCCTTGTTGATATTTGCGGGAGGAGATGGGACTGCCAGGGATATTTATAGGGCTATAGGTCAGGAAGTGCCAGTCATAGGCATCCCTGCAGGAGTCAAGATCCATTCACCTGTCTATGGGAACACACCAAAAGCCGCTGGAAAGCTGGCTGCTGAGTTCTTAAGCGGCAGGCAGGTCCAGCTTGTCGATGAGGAGGTCATAGATATCGATGAGGAGGCCTATAGAAATGATGTCGTCATGACTCAGCTATATGGTTACTTGAAGGTACCGGTGATCGACAAGTGGATACAGAATAAAAAGGCTCCCACACCTCTTTCGGACAAAGCATCTCAAATGTCTATAGCATTGGATATTGCAGATAATATAGTGAAGGATATATTTTATTTGATAGGCCCCGGAAGTACTACGAAAGCTCTGATGGATGTCTTGAAACTTAAAAAGACGCTTCTTGGAGTAGATATCATAAGGAACAGGGAGCTGGTAAAGGCAGACTGCAACGAAGATGAGATACTCCGGATAATTGGAGACTCTGAGACGGAGCTTATTATAACTCCCACCGGCGGGCAAGGATATCTTCTGGGAAGGGGGAATCAGCAGCTAAGCCCGAAGGTCCTGGGCAAAATTGGAAAGAGAAATATTACCATTATTGCGACAGAGGGAAAGCTTATACAGCTTAACGGCAATCCACTCAGAGTCTATACTGGAGATGAAGGTCTGGATAAAGAGCTGTCCGGTTATTACAAGGTTCGGATAGGCTATGGAATGTCCAGGATGTATAAGGTGGAAGGATAG
- a CDS encoding ArgE/DapE family deacylase, with product MLFSEIDKLITDQTGEMIGFLRKLVACRLPSTDESEGDNAQQIVESFLKDLGFSVTRDEPIEITEDDGLNYGSRYSVVGLLKGKGDGKSIAINSHADVVGVGDIDRWKHDPRGCEIVDGKIYGRGVVDARGCLTAYLFALKALIDSGVSFKGDIIFQSVGDEEILGKGSEKLVKVGYTADAVLVGEPTNLDFCPATRGAGQFIIDVYGRTTHSGVAYEGENAILKAIPIIEALQSMQYRLDKEHMHVLWENYPIAHVANIALIEGGESPSKVPSRCRISGLAGCIAGETLEDVYRWVDETIKEASEKDNWLKENPPKLTWADIMQFEPSVSRLDHDFLGLGEKCQKEVLGHSTKPRAFTAVSDLRYFIEDGKGLGANFGPGSINQAHSFDEHLDIDELIAAVRIIARFVYRWTNTERSANNNIK from the coding sequence GTGTTGTTTTCAGAAATTGACAAGTTGATCACAGACCAGACTGGAGAGATGATCGGGTTTTTAAGAAAGCTTGTTGCTTGCAGGCTTCCTTCGACGGATGAATCTGAAGGGGATAACGCTCAGCAAATTGTCGAGAGCTTTCTTAAAGATCTTGGTTTTTCAGTTACCAGGGACGAGCCGATTGAAATCACCGAGGATGACGGATTGAACTATGGATCCAGGTATAGTGTAGTGGGTTTACTGAAGGGAAAGGGCGATGGGAAATCCATTGCCATCAACTCGCATGCTGACGTAGTTGGGGTTGGAGATATCGACAGATGGAAGCATGACCCAAGAGGCTGTGAAATAGTCGACGGCAAGATATATGGAAGGGGTGTCGTCGATGCCAGAGGGTGCCTTACAGCATATCTCTTTGCTTTAAAAGCACTGATAGATTCAGGAGTATCATTTAAAGGGGATATCATCTTTCAATCAGTCGGCGACGAGGAGATCCTTGGTAAGGGATCAGAAAAGCTTGTAAAGGTAGGGTACACCGCAGATGCAGTTCTGGTCGGTGAACCTACAAACCTTGATTTTTGCCCGGCAACGAGGGGTGCAGGTCAGTTTATTATCGATGTCTATGGAAGGACGACACACTCAGGTGTCGCATATGAGGGTGAGAACGCAATACTAAAGGCCATACCTATTATTGAAGCTCTCCAGAGCATGCAGTACAGGCTGGACAAGGAGCATATGCACGTTCTCTGGGAGAATTATCCTATCGCCCACGTAGCAAATATTGCACTTATTGAAGGCGGCGAATCACCAAGCAAAGTACCTTCAAGATGCAGGATATCAGGTTTAGCAGGATGTATAGCTGGAGAGACTCTGGAGGATGTTTATCGTTGGGTCGATGAAACCATAAAAGAGGCCTCAGAGAAGGACAACTGGCTTAAGGAGAATCCCCCGAAGCTGACATGGGCAGATATCATGCAGTTTGAACCCTCTGTTAGCAGACTTGATCACGATTTTCTTGGATTAGGTGAAAAATGCCAGAAAGAAGTGCTTGGACACAGCACAAAACCCAGGGCATTTACTGCCGTCAGTGATCTCAGGTATTTTATAGAGGATGGCAAGGGCTTGGGAGCAAACTTTGGACCGGGAAGCATCAATCAGGCTCATTCCTTTGATGAGCACCTTGATATCGATGAGCTCATCGCTGCAGTAAGGATAATCGCAAGATTCGTCTACCGCTGGACAAATACGGAAAGAAGTGCTAATAATAATATAAAATGA
- the gcvPB gene encoding aminomethyl-transferring glycine dehydrogenase subunit GcvPB, which translates to MKRIIRKNRVRSFHQARWNEPIIFELGSAGERGILVPKAEEEIVEKVGNGFDSIPAGMRRSVPLKLPEINQKRVLMHYLRLSQETLGGNINIEIGQGTCTVKYNPVVNDKLAASEKMSELHPLQDTSTTQGILEIIHRTDLMMREISGMDHFSFQAAGGSQATMTMASIVRMYHRLRGEEEQRDEIITTVYSHPSDAAAPALKGYKIITIMADENGRPDYEAFKAAVSERTAAFVVANPEDTGIFNPRIKEFTDLVTKAGGLNCYDQANANGLYGVARAREAGFHMCYFNLHKSFGTPHGCGGPGSGAVGVISELRDFLPKPLVEFDGEKYFLDYDIKNSIGKVRAFIGTPQVVLKAYSWIMSLGAEGLYEVAKVASLNNVYLIKRLLEYKGLELPYREDVQRIEQARYTMEKIAKDTGFSSGDIARRVMDFGMHIWSSHHPFYIPDPLTLEPTETPSMEDLEEYVETLHHILGEAYNNPEIIKSAPNNSTIHMVDESSMDDPDQWCPTWRVYQEKTKVE; encoded by the coding sequence ATGAAGCGGATAATAAGAAAAAATAGAGTTAGAAGCTTTCATCAGGCTAGGTGGAATGAACCTATAATTTTTGAGCTTGGTTCAGCCGGAGAGCGTGGAATACTCGTACCCAAGGCTGAGGAAGAAATAGTTGAGAAGGTTGGAAATGGCTTTGACAGCATTCCAGCAGGAATGAGAAGGAGCGTCCCGCTTAAGCTTCCCGAGATAAACCAGAAAAGAGTACTTATGCACTACCTGAGACTCTCCCAGGAGACTCTTGGTGGAAATATAAATATTGAAATAGGTCAGGGAACGTGTACTGTCAAATACAACCCGGTCGTAAATGATAAGCTGGCCGCATCGGAGAAGATGTCAGAGCTTCATCCTTTACAGGATACATCAACTACCCAGGGGATCCTTGAGATAATCCACAGGACCGATCTGATGATGCGAGAGATATCAGGCATGGATCACTTCAGCTTCCAGGCAGCAGGTGGATCTCAGGCTACTATGACTATGGCATCGATCGTAAGGATGTACCACAGGCTTAGAGGAGAGGAAGAACAGAGAGACGAAATAATAACTACGGTTTATTCTCACCCATCAGATGCTGCAGCTCCTGCTCTTAAGGGCTATAAGATAATAACCATTATGGCTGATGAAAATGGCAGGCCGGACTACGAGGCTTTTAAGGCTGCTGTAAGTGAGAGGACTGCCGCTTTTGTAGTTGCCAATCCCGAGGATACCGGTATATTCAATCCCAGGATCAAGGAATTTACCGATTTGGTTACAAAAGCGGGCGGTTTGAACTGCTACGACCAGGCAAATGCCAATGGTTTGTATGGCGTTGCCAGAGCGAGAGAAGCAGGCTTCCATATGTGTTATTTCAATCTTCATAAATCCTTTGGGACACCACATGGATGTGGAGGGCCTGGTTCAGGAGCAGTCGGGGTTATCTCTGAGCTGAGAGATTTTCTGCCTAAGCCGCTTGTTGAATTCGACGGTGAAAAGTACTTTCTGGATTATGACATAAAAAACAGCATTGGAAAGGTTAGAGCCTTCATAGGGACTCCTCAGGTCGTCCTCAAGGCTTACAGCTGGATAATGAGTCTTGGAGCCGAGGGCCTTTACGAGGTGGCGAAGGTTGCTTCCTTAAATAACGTATACCTCATAAAGAGGCTGCTTGAATACAAAGGGCTGGAGCTTCCATACAGAGAGGATGTCCAGAGGATCGAGCAGGCAAGGTATACCATGGAAAAGATTGCGAAGGATACTGGATTCAGCTCCGGAGATATTGCAAGACGAGTAATGGATTTCGGTATGCACATATGGTCAAGCCACCATCCATTCTATATTCCTGACCCATTGACACTTGAGCCTACAGAAACTCCATCCATGGAGGACCTTGAGGAGTATGTCGAGACCCTGCACCATATATTAGGCGAAGCTTACAATAATCCTGAAATAATCAAGAGTGCACCAAACAATAGCACTATCCATATGGTGGATGAATCCAGTATGGACGACCCTGATCAGTGGTGTCCTACCTGGAGGGTCTACCAGGAAAAAACCAAAGTAGAATAA
- the gcvPA gene encoding aminomethyl-transferring glycine dehydrogenase subunit GcvPA: MKDYGFKNHPYIPNSGAEVQKKMLDYLGLKSLEDLHAEIPEELKLNRPLDLPKPYGSEYELRRAVEKLLSKNMTAKEYLNFLGAGCWQHYVPAICDEVNSRSEFLTAYAGEPYNDHGRFQTLFEYESLVAELLDMEVVNVPTFDWGQAAATSIRMASRMTGRGGALVVGTIDPDRSMIIENYCDPGVKISKLAYDEKTGMMDLEDLKVKLSSNIAAVYFENPSFLGFLETKGSEISRLAHEAGAVSIVGVDPSSLGVIEPPSAYGADIICGDLQPLGMHMNYGGGQSGFISTRNEERFVMEFPSRLFGVAPTIVEGEYGFGDVAYERTSFGNLREKGKEYVGTQTALLGITAGVYLSTMGPKGMEELGQNIIQKSQYTIKELSELKGVVGSRFEGFSFKEFVVDFNGTGKTVEEINEALLQKGIFGGKDLSKAFPEMGQCALYCVTEVHMKEDIDRLVSAIKEIVEE; encoded by the coding sequence ATGAAAGACTATGGATTTAAAAACCATCCGTACATACCAAATTCCGGAGCTGAGGTCCAGAAGAAAATGCTGGATTATCTTGGATTGAAATCTCTCGAGGACCTTCATGCTGAGATCCCAGAGGAGCTTAAGCTTAACAGACCTCTTGATCTTCCAAAGCCATATGGTTCAGAGTATGAGTTAAGGAGGGCGGTCGAGAAGCTGCTGTCCAAAAACATGACAGCCAAGGAATACTTAAACTTTTTAGGAGCCGGATGCTGGCAGCACTATGTACCAGCTATATGCGATGAAGTAAACAGCAGATCAGAGTTTTTAACTGCATATGCTGGTGAGCCGTACAACGATCACGGGAGATTTCAAACCTTATTTGAATATGAGTCGCTGGTTGCGGAACTGTTGGACATGGAGGTAGTGAACGTTCCCACATTCGACTGGGGACAGGCAGCGGCGACATCGATAAGAATGGCTTCCAGAATGACCGGAAGGGGAGGGGCTCTTGTAGTTGGTACCATCGATCCTGACAGATCGATGATAATAGAAAACTATTGCGACCCGGGAGTTAAGATAAGTAAACTGGCATACGATGAAAAAACCGGAATGATGGACCTTGAGGATCTTAAGGTGAAGCTATCCTCCAATATTGCAGCTGTATACTTTGAAAACCCATCATTCCTTGGCTTCCTTGAGACCAAAGGAAGCGAGATATCAAGACTGGCACATGAAGCTGGAGCAGTATCTATCGTAGGGGTAGACCCAAGCAGCCTTGGAGTGATCGAACCTCCTTCAGCATATGGAGCTGATATAATCTGTGGTGATCTTCAACCACTGGGGATGCATATGAACTATGGCGGCGGGCAATCAGGATTTATTTCCACAAGAAACGAGGAACGCTTTGTCATGGAGTTCCCATCAAGATTGTTCGGTGTGGCACCGACAATTGTAGAGGGAGAGTACGGATTTGGAGATGTTGCCTACGAAAGGACATCCTTTGGAAACCTCAGGGAAAAGGGCAAGGAGTACGTCGGCACCCAAACAGCGCTTTTAGGCATAACTGCAGGGGTATACCTTTCAACCATGGGTCCAAAGGGAATGGAGGAGCTTGGACAAAACATAATCCAGAAGTCCCAATATACGATCAAGGAACTTTCAGAGTTAAAGGGCGTTGTCGGCTCAAGGTTTGAAGGTTTCAGCTTCAAGGAGTTCGTAGTCGATTTCAATGGTACAGGAAAAACTGTGGAGGAGATAAACGAAGCCTTGCTTCAAAAGGGAATATTCGGAGGCAAAGACCTGTCAAAGGCCTTCCCTGAGATGGGGCAGTGCGCTCTATATTGTGTAACAGAGGTACACATGAAGGAAGATATCGACAGGCTGGTTTCTGCAATCAAAGAAATCGTTGAAGAATAA